The following proteins are co-located in the Candidatus Eisenbacteria bacterium genome:
- a CDS encoding metallopeptidase family protein, with translation MEKSVDDWIEAIEGELDEGDPERALDLSDEALRAYPDVADLLALQGDALWSLGDVRGANERYSRAVELLPDAPDLLAGLSRIRFSLCDFFSARRFAKEALRFEERVEAIDVLSRLAERGGRLDEADRMAERANWIDPEAYVLPYRIGDEDFQEAVEEAIHKLPAKFRREIESRNVAILVERVPAEEILLEDEPPFDPAILGLYSGIPLPERTSDSQSMPDTIHLFQGNIERVAADREELIREIAITVYHELGHFFGLDEDDLEELELS, from the coding sequence ATGGAAAAAAGCGTGGATGATTGGATCGAGGCGATCGAGGGGGAGTTGGACGAGGGGGACCCGGAGCGGGCTCTGGACCTCTCCGATGAGGCTCTCCGCGCCTACCCGGACGTGGCGGACCTTCTCGCCCTCCAGGGGGACGCGCTCTGGAGCCTCGGTGACGTGCGCGGCGCGAACGAGCGTTACTCGCGGGCCGTGGAGCTTCTCCCGGACGCGCCCGATCTGTTGGCCGGTCTCTCCCGCATCCGTTTCTCCCTCTGCGACTTCTTCAGCGCCCGGCGCTTCGCCAAGGAGGCACTGCGGTTCGAGGAACGCGTCGAGGCGATTGATGTGCTGAGCCGTCTCGCCGAGCGGGGCGGCCGGCTCGACGAGGCGGATCGGATGGCGGAGCGCGCCAACTGGATCGATCCGGAGGCGTACGTCCTTCCCTACCGCATCGGCGACGAGGATTTCCAAGAAGCTGTGGAGGAGGCGATCCACAAGCTCCCCGCCAAGTTCCGCCGCGAGATCGAATCGAGGAACGTGGCGATCCTCGTGGAACGGGTCCCCGCCGAAGAGATCCTTCTCGAGGACGAGCCCCCCTTCGATCCGGCCATTCTGGGACTCTACAGCGGGATCCCCCTTCCGGAGAGAACCTCCGACTCTCAGTCCATGCCGGACACGATCCATCTCTTCCAGGGAAACATCGAGAGGGTGGCGGCGGATCGCGAAGAGCTGATCCGGGAGATCGCGATCACCGTCTACCACGAGCTGGGCCACTTCTTCGGGCTGGACGAGGACGATCTGGAGGAACTGGAACTCTCTTAA
- a CDS encoding glycosyltransferase family 39 protein — MEEAKGIGDSAERRGDGALVVLLFAAALALRLARIGAESFWLDEAYSWRLASADLQSIWAGAVGNRHTPPLYYAILHLWRVFGDGAAPLRALSAVIGALAVPLFYRLGRELLDRRAGLLAAAAASLSPFLVYYGQEARGYTLLLALILAAAIALLRYVERGGAGPAVLFAAASTLALYTHYYAGFALVAMNLFALFELRRRRAELLLWIALQAAIVLAYLPWAINLIGAGTGGGQGFRRFLFSQIPYSLFRFAAGYGLLPLTPEAKRAMGSFVARNLPVLILYLGVFGALLLRGAVRTARRGRPFRFLILLAAVPYALAIAVSLFSNLISERYLQVSFPFLALLAIEGGRGIRGRAGRALPAVAAALLLFALGAHYGNPRAGKTEWRAAAAAVAEGEREGDLVLVAPAYVEEPFRFAYRGVLPVGGIRESEAGDREALDRALRKGGGARRCWLVISHAGDPEAYRAPLAAWGERVSSVYFPKENGILLDLYRARGVDGP, encoded by the coding sequence ATGGAGGAAGCAAAGGGGATCGGGGATTCGGCGGAGCGGCGCGGGGACGGCGCCCTGGTCGTCCTGCTTTTTGCGGCCGCCCTCGCCCTCCGCCTCGCGAGGATCGGCGCCGAGTCGTTCTGGCTCGACGAAGCCTACTCCTGGCGGCTCGCCTCGGCGGATCTGCAATCGATCTGGGCGGGCGCCGTGGGGAACCGGCACACGCCGCCGCTCTACTACGCGATCCTTCATCTCTGGCGCGTTTTCGGCGACGGGGCGGCGCCGCTCCGCGCCCTCTCGGCGGTGATCGGCGCGCTCGCGGTTCCCCTCTTCTACCGTCTCGGCCGGGAGCTTCTCGACCGCCGGGCCGGGCTTCTCGCCGCCGCGGCCGCATCCCTTTCCCCGTTCCTCGTGTATTACGGGCAGGAAGCCCGCGGTTATACGCTCCTTCTCGCGCTGATTCTCGCCGCCGCGATCGCTCTTCTCCGTTACGTGGAGAGAGGGGGCGCCGGGCCGGCGGTCCTCTTCGCCGCCGCGTCGACGCTCGCCCTCTACACGCATTACTACGCCGGTTTCGCGCTCGTCGCGATGAACCTCTTCGCGCTTTTCGAGCTGCGCCGCCGCCGCGCCGAGCTACTCCTTTGGATCGCCCTTCAGGCGGCGATCGTCCTCGCCTACCTCCCCTGGGCGATCAACCTGATCGGCGCCGGCACCGGCGGAGGACAGGGTTTCCGGCGGTTCCTCTTCAGCCAAATCCCCTACTCTCTTTTCCGGTTCGCGGCCGGATACGGTCTCCTGCCGCTCACGCCGGAGGCGAAGAGGGCGATGGGTTCTTTCGTGGCGCGGAACCTCCCCGTTCTGATTCTCTATCTCGGGGTTTTCGGCGCGCTCCTCTTGCGCGGCGCGGTCCGGACGGCGCGGCGGGGAAGGCCCTTCCGCTTCCTGATCCTTCTTGCGGCGGTTCCCTACGCGCTGGCGATCGCGGTTTCGCTTTTCTCGAACCTGATCAGCGAACGCTACCTCCAGGTTTCCTTCCCCTTCCTCGCGCTGCTCGCGATCGAGGGGGGAAGGGGGATCCGCGGGCGCGCCGGCAGGGCGCTCCCGGCGGTGGCGGCGGCGCTCCTCCTTTTCGCCTTGGGGGCGCACTACGGAAACCCGCGGGCGGGGAAGACGGAGTGGCGGGCGGCGGCGGCGGCCGTCGCCGAGGGAGAAAGGGAGGGGGATCTGGTGCTCGTCGCGCCGGCCTATGTCGAAGAGCCCTTCCGTTTCGCCTATCGGGGCGTCCTTCCGGTGGGGGGAATTCGAGAGTCGGAGGCGGGGGATCGGGAGGCGCTCGATCGGGCGCTGCGGAAAGGGGGAGGGGCGCGCCGTTGCTGGCTGGTGATCTCCCACGCCGGCGACCCGGAGGCATACCGCGCGCCTCTCGCCGCGTGGGGGGAGAGAGTTTCGAGCGTCTATTTCCCGAAGGAGAACGGGATTCTTTTAGACCTTTATCGGGCGCGGGGCGTGGATGGTCCCTGA
- a CDS encoding peptidylprolyl isomerase, whose product MVLMKTTLGDITVELYADKAPVTVENFLRYTDEKFYDGTIFHRVIETFVIQGGGWTKEMVRKETHEPIVNEANNAIGNTRGTIAMARMQDPNSATSQFFINVNDNARLDYFDEATPGYCVFGRVVEGMDVVDKIRKVRTGPMNPLPRDVPIEPVEILSIARIGGEETAPTAEAEETD is encoded by the coding sequence ATGGTGCTCATGAAGACCACCCTGGGGGATATCACCGTCGAGTTGTACGCCGACAAGGCGCCGGTGACGGTGGAGAACTTCCTGCGCTACACGGACGAGAAGTTTTACGATGGAACCATCTTCCACCGCGTCATCGAGACTTTCGTGATCCAAGGAGGCGGTTGGACCAAGGAAATGGTCCGCAAGGAAACGCACGAACCGATCGTGAACGAGGCGAACAACGCGATCGGCAACACGCGCGGCACCATCGCCATGGCCCGCATGCAGGATCCGAACAGCGCGACCAGCCAGTTTTTCATCAACGTGAACGACAACGCGCGACTCGACTACTTCGACGAGGCGACCCCCGGCTACTGCGTCTTCGGCCGGGTCGTGGAGGGGATGGACGTGGTGGACAAGATCCGCAAGGTCCGCACCGGCCCGATGAATCCCCTCCCCCGGGACGTCCCGATCGAACCCGTGGAGATCCTCTCCATCGCCCGGATCGGCGGCGAAGAGACCGCCCCGACGGCGGAAGCCGAGGAGACGGACTAA
- a CDS encoding peptidyl-prolyl cis-trans isomerase — MEQQKIDNPRVRLTTSLGEFVLDLNREKAPVTVENFLRYVDDRFYDGTIFHRVIDGFMIQGGGYDEKLGRKETRPPIQNEAHNGLRNVRGTIAMARLPEPDTATSQFFINVGDNSESLDYRDDIERPGYCVFGEVTDGMDTVDRIKQVETGMNAIGEDAPIEKVTILSARREEPA; from the coding sequence ATGGAGCAGCAGAAGATCGACAATCCCCGCGTCCGGTTGACGACCAGCCTGGGCGAGTTCGTCCTCGATCTGAACCGGGAAAAGGCGCCGGTGACGGTGGAGAATTTCCTTCGATACGTGGACGACCGTTTTTACGACGGGACGATCTTTCACCGCGTGATCGACGGGTTCATGATCCAGGGAGGCGGCTACGACGAAAAGCTGGGCAGGAAAGAGACGCGGCCGCCCATTCAAAACGAGGCGCACAACGGCCTTCGAAACGTCCGCGGCACCATCGCCATGGCCCGCCTCCCCGAACCGGACACCGCCACAAGCCAGTTCTTCATCAACGTGGGGGACAACAGCGAATCGCTGGACTACCGGGACGACATCGAGCGCCCCGGCTATTGCGTCTTCGGCGAGGTGACGGACGGGATGGACACGGTGGATAGGATCAAGCAGGTGGAAACCGGCATGAACGCCATCGGCGAGGACGCGCCGATCGAGAAGGTGACGATTCTCTCGGCCAGGCGCGAAGAGCCCGCCTAG
- a CDS encoding YceI family protein translates to MRREWTAIVAAFLLAVLPAAAAADRYEPDIPHSSIEFKIRHLGLSKVNGRFTQYQGFVDYDEDAIDRSGASFVIQTASVDTGNEKRDAHLRTADFFDAEKNPEIRFESTAVEREGENWVLRGVLDMHGVKREIAFPFEVIGPVEDPWGGTRVGFEATLKINREDWGVGWENLQYRPPLIGNEVEIEIALEMIRKS, encoded by the coding sequence ATGCGTAGGGAGTGGACAGCGATCGTCGCGGCCTTTCTCCTGGCGGTTTTGCCCGCGGCGGCGGCGGCGGACCGATACGAGCCGGATATCCCCCACTCGTCGATCGAGTTCAAGATCCGACACCTCGGTCTTTCGAAGGTGAATGGACGGTTCACGCAGTATCAGGGATTCGTGGACTATGACGAGGACGCGATAGATAGGAGCGGCGCGTCCTTCGTCATCCAAACGGCGAGCGTCGACACGGGGAACGAGAAACGGGACGCGCACCTGAGGACGGCCGATTTCTTCGACGCCGAGAAGAATCCGGAGATCCGTTTCGAGAGCACGGCTGTGGAGAGAGAGGGGGAGAATTGGGTGTTGCGGGGCGTGCTGGACATGCACGGCGTGAAGCGGGAGATCGCCTTTCCCTTCGAGGTGATCGGTCCGGTGGAGGATCCCTGGGGGGGGACCCGCGTCGGTTTCGAGGCGACTCTGAAGATCAATCGGGAGGATTGGGGCGTCGGTTGGGAGAACCTTCAGTACCGTCCGCCGCTGATCGGCAACGAGGTGGAGATCGAGATTGCACTGGAGATGATCCGGAAAAGCTGA
- a CDS encoding Glu/Leu/Phe/Val dehydrogenase, giving the protein MSAELNPFRIAQRQLDEAADRLGLDDATRELLRWPLREITVTLPIRMDDGTTRVFRGYRVQYNNSRGPTKGGFRWHPDETIDTIRALAAWMTWKTAVVDIPLGGGKGGVTCNPKELSEGEKERLARAYMRKIGRVLGATRDVPGPDVYTTPQIMAWMMDEYELILGESHPGAITGKPISLGGSRGHADATARGGVVCVREAARALEIDTKGAACAIQGFGNSGRHAALLGEELLGLRVVAVTDSRGGVYNPDGLDAKTLADHKLGTGRVEGFPASRPISNREILELDVPILFPSALENVITGSNAPKMKARIVCELANGPTTPEADRILHDNGVFVIPDFLANAGGVTVSYFEQVQNAYNYYWDIETVRERLDRKMTEAFREVHEMSEREGVHMRLAAYMVAVARVAEACQLRGWV; this is encoded by the coding sequence ATGTCCGCCGAACTGAACCCCTTCCGGATCGCGCAGCGACAGCTGGATGAAGCGGCCGACCGCCTGGGTCTCGACGACGCGACCCGTGAGCTGCTCCGTTGGCCGCTCCGCGAGATCACGGTCACCCTGCCGATCCGTATGGACGACGGCACCACGCGGGTTTTCCGGGGCTATCGCGTGCAGTACAACAACTCCAGAGGCCCGACCAAGGGGGGATTTCGCTGGCACCCGGACGAGACGATCGACACGATCCGCGCCCTGGCGGCGTGGATGACCTGGAAGACCGCGGTGGTGGACATTCCCCTCGGCGGCGGCAAAGGGGGCGTGACCTGCAACCCCAAGGAGCTGTCCGAAGGGGAGAAGGAGCGGCTCGCCCGCGCCTACATGCGGAAGATCGGGCGGGTCCTCGGGGCGACGCGGGACGTGCCCGGCCCGGACGTCTACACCACGCCGCAGATCATGGCGTGGATGATGGACGAGTATGAACTCATCCTGGGCGAGTCCCATCCCGGCGCGATCACCGGCAAACCGATCTCCCTGGGCGGCAGCCGAGGGCACGCCGACGCGACGGCCCGTGGGGGCGTCGTCTGCGTTCGTGAAGCGGCCCGCGCTCTCGAAATCGACACGAAGGGAGCCGCCTGCGCGATCCAGGGGTTCGGGAACTCCGGCCGGCACGCCGCCCTCCTCGGCGAGGAACTCCTCGGCCTGCGGGTGGTGGCCGTGACCGACTCCCGGGGAGGCGTCTACAACCCCGACGGCTTGGACGCCAAAACCCTGGCGGATCACAAACTCGGCACCGGACGCGTCGAGGGCTTCCCGGCCTCCCGGCCCATCAGCAACCGCGAGATCCTCGAGCTGGACGTGCCGATCCTCTTCCCCAGCGCCCTGGAGAACGTGATCACCGGCTCGAACGCGCCGAAGATGAAAGCCCGGATCGTGTGCGAGCTGGCGAACGGACCGACCACGCCGGAGGCGGACCGGATTCTTCACGATAACGGCGTGTTCGTAATCCCCGACTTTCTCGCCAACGCCGGCGGCGTGACCGTCTCCTATTTCGAGCAGGTACAGAACGCCTACAATTATTACTGGGACATCGAGACGGTGCGAGAGCGCCTGGACCGGAAGATGACCGAGGCCTTCCGCGAAGTCCACGAGATGAGCGAGAGGGAAGGAGTCCACATGCGCCTCGCCGCCTATATGGTGGCGGTGGCGCGCGTGGCCGAGGCCTGCCAACTCCGCGGTTGGGTATAG
- a CDS encoding glycosyltransferase family 39 protein, translated as MNADEFRAGPGRPPLLETAFFLAAGLLLFSIHLFRRPVLWDEFLWYPEIVRVARTVIGGQSLRELLAPTRWQYPPLFFLAAGALVRLFGASFAACRALPALSSALLAPLAFAACGRAVSPRAGRLAALFLLTSPLLHRYGSAILVDPAQAALLAGALALYLRAETERKSLAPSAALAALAVATKYTSALLPASLLALLLFDRLRPGAGENGRRRGAVEIALFAALSFAPLLFLRRSDLELMREMTVWRSLPFGWSLFLRIAPIPLPLLALAAPAIRRRFPRPLRGAWLFFLCWSLFFLWRRQQMNWYLPALFPSAILAGALLDRFAGAGRRALPWLAAVPILAWGGYRSGVEILDYRAMERIYVEAGELVNRNVPPSAPVVADALPFRSPLYVRRAAIDARDPAFRRGAWAVLVPWVAENYRIRGFRRGAWGEVHEGEIRRSWRPVRTFERGGRIVLEIYENPDFRGER; from the coding sequence ATGAACGCCGACGAATTTCGCGCCGGCCCGGGACGCCCGCCGCTTCTCGAGACGGCTTTCTTCCTCGCCGCCGGCCTTCTCCTCTTCTCGATCCATCTGTTCCGGCGCCCGGTTCTCTGGGACGAGTTCCTCTGGTACCCGGAGATCGTCCGCGTCGCCCGGACCGTCATCGGCGGCCAAAGCCTACGGGAACTGCTCGCCCCGACCCGCTGGCAATACCCGCCTCTCTTCTTCCTCGCCGCCGGCGCGCTGGTCCGCCTCTTCGGGGCGTCCTTCGCGGCCTGCCGCGCCCTTCCCGCTCTGTCGAGCGCCCTTCTCGCCCCTCTCGCGTTCGCGGCCTGCGGCCGCGCCGTCTCCCCCCGGGCCGGCCGTCTCGCGGCGCTTTTCCTTCTCACGTCCCCGCTCCTCCATCGCTACGGCTCGGCGATCCTCGTCGATCCGGCGCAGGCGGCGCTTCTCGCGGGGGCTCTCGCGCTCTACCTGCGCGCCGAGACGGAAAGGAAATCGCTCGCGCCGTCCGCTGCGCTCGCCGCTCTCGCCGTCGCGACCAAATACACGTCGGCGCTCCTCCCCGCCTCCCTTCTCGCCCTGCTTCTCTTCGACCGGCTTCGGCCCGGCGCGGGAGAGAACGGGCGGCGCCGCGGCGCCGTGGAGATCGCCCTCTTCGCGGCGCTCTCCTTCGCGCCCCTCCTCTTCCTCAGGAGGAGCGACCTGGAACTGATGCGGGAGATGACCGTCTGGAGGAGCCTTCCATTCGGCTGGTCTCTCTTCCTGCGGATCGCGCCGATTCCGCTCCCGCTGCTCGCCCTCGCCGCGCCCGCGATCCGTCGCCGCTTTCCCCGGCCGCTCCGCGGAGCCTGGCTCTTTTTCCTCTGCTGGTCCCTCTTCTTTCTCTGGCGGCGGCAGCAGATGAACTGGTACCTCCCCGCCCTCTTCCCGTCGGCGATCCTCGCGGGCGCTCTCCTCGACCGCTTCGCCGGGGCGGGCCGCCGCGCCCTCCCCTGGCTGGCCGCAGTCCCGATTCTCGCGTGGGGGGGCTACCGGTCCGGCGTGGAGATTCTCGATTACCGGGCGATGGAGAGGATCTACGTCGAGGCGGGGGAACTGGTGAACCGGAACGTCCCACCCTCGGCGCCGGTGGTGGCGGATGCGCTCCCCTTCCGGAGCCCGCTCTACGTGAGGCGGGCCGCCATCGACGCGCGCGATCCCGCTTTCCGGAGGGGCGCCTGGGCGGTGCTCGTTCCCTGGGTGGCGGAGAACTACCGCATCCGCGGTTTCCGGCGCGGCGCTTGGGGTGAGGTGCACGAGGGGGAGATCCGCCGGAGTTGGCGACCGGTGCGGACCTTCGAGAGGGGGGGGCGGATCGTGCTCGAGATCTACGAGAACCCGGATTTCCGAGGGGAACGATAA
- a CDS encoding PTS sugar transporter subunit IIA: MRLSPYLQNGFVCFEMETRVEPPEEEDYDREKHALRVKEGVICELAGLFAETGRVGNRNKLFLDLWNREKKASTAVGHNLALPHIRSNQVKDPILGFARSTEGYDFGAPDGEKVHIFVALIGSNFDPDAYLKVYKELAEMFRFDVIRERLFECWSEGELYRLFDGKF, translated from the coding sequence GTGCGGCTTTCCCCTTATCTTCAGAACGGGTTCGTCTGTTTCGAGATGGAAACCCGGGTCGAGCCTCCGGAGGAGGAGGATTACGATCGGGAGAAGCACGCCCTGCGCGTCAAGGAGGGCGTGATCTGCGAACTGGCCGGTCTCTTCGCCGAAACGGGCCGCGTCGGGAACCGGAACAAGCTATTCCTCGACCTCTGGAACCGCGAGAAGAAGGCCTCCACCGCCGTCGGGCACAACCTCGCCCTCCCCCACATCCGGAGCAATCAGGTCAAGGATCCGATCCTCGGGTTCGCCCGCTCGACCGAAGGGTACGATTTCGGCGCGCCCGACGGGGAGAAGGTTCACATCTTCGTCGCCCTGATCGGATCCAACTTCGACCCGGACGCCTACCTGAAGGTGTACAAGGAGCTGGCCGAGATGTTTCGTTTCGACGTCATCCGGGAACGCCTTTTCGAGTGCTGGAGCGAGGGCGAACTGTACAGGCTCTTCGACGGCAAGTTCTGA
- a CDS encoding DUF2270 domain-containing protein: MDAPTPKEGCYEDRPLGRSEYITAMVHLYRGELQRANSWRLRLDHTTNWAIIAVIGLLSFTFGTPDHPHILLVFGMYMVFTFLSLEARRFRFFDVWRSRVRLIEENFYAPILRRELDSPYESWGKLVAEDLLRPSFKMSFAQALRARLVRNYSPLFLVLLACWFLKVLIHPIPVAKTGDFLRNIALGPIPWFVSILLLCPLYGTIVYLIFFVKKGRVSEMDWWTHLSEAEGVDRLDR, from the coding sequence ATGGACGCGCCGACTCCGAAAGAGGGTTGTTACGAGGATCGGCCGCTCGGCCGCTCGGAGTACATTACCGCGATGGTGCACCTCTACCGGGGGGAACTCCAACGCGCCAACAGCTGGCGGCTCCGGCTCGATCACACCACCAACTGGGCGATCATCGCCGTGATCGGCCTCCTCTCCTTCACCTTCGGAACGCCCGATCATCCCCACATCCTTCTCGTTTTCGGGATGTACATGGTCTTCACCTTCCTCAGCCTGGAGGCGAGGCGTTTTCGTTTCTTCGACGTTTGGCGGTCGCGGGTGCGCCTGATCGAGGAAAACTTCTACGCGCCCATCCTCCGGCGGGAATTGGACAGCCCCTACGAGAGCTGGGGGAAGCTCGTCGCGGAGGATCTCCTCCGCCCCAGCTTCAAGATGTCCTTCGCCCAGGCGTTGCGGGCACGGCTCGTCCGAAACTACTCTCCCCTCTTCCTCGTGCTCCTCGCCTGCTGGTTTCTCAAGGTATTGATCCATCCGATCCCGGTCGCGAAAACCGGCGATTTCCTCCGAAACATCGCGCTCGGCCCGATCCCCTGGTTCGTCTCCATCCTTCTTCTCTGCCCGCTCTACGGCACCATCGTCTATCTGATCTTTTTCGTGAAAAAAGGCCGCGTTTCGGAGATGGATTGGTGGACCCATCTGAGCGAGGCGGAGGGGGTGGACCGGCTGGACAGATAA
- a CDS encoding glycosyltransferase gives MKEGVEIGKPLNILFLMNAFHIGGLETLTLEIVRRLGGDRFSFRLLCLKEKGSLAPEMEALGVPVRSGVLRGTYDPLGPFRLLRAVRGERIDILFVEPGRNALLCGEILGRFARVERRISAVHATGKWGKERMFRPSQIRMLRRMDGVIACAARQRDYLIEHERLHPDNLKVIFNGVDHERFRPAEGAPLPPIEGGPATGERAVGIVASLTPEKGHDVFVDAAAIVAPRFPEARFLIIGEGPERPRIEERIRAKGLEGTVRLLGRRRDLPDLLPRLDLLALSSHPFRETLPISTMEGMACGVPTVNTDVGSVRDLVVDGETGLLVPPGDAPAMAEAFARTLGDPERAAAMGRAGRRRIEERFTLDRAAREYADYFLSVAGAGGT, from the coding sequence TTGAAAGAAGGTGTCGAGATCGGAAAACCGCTGAACATCCTCTTCCTCATGAACGCCTTCCACATCGGCGGATTGGAGACGCTCACCTTGGAGATCGTCCGGCGCCTGGGGGGGGACCGTTTTTCCTTCCGCCTCCTCTGTCTCAAGGAGAAGGGGAGCCTCGCGCCGGAGATGGAGGCGCTCGGCGTCCCGGTCCGTTCGGGTGTTCTGCGCGGCACCTACGATCCCCTCGGCCCCTTCCGTCTCCTCCGCGCGGTTCGGGGGGAGAGGATCGACATTCTCTTCGTCGAGCCGGGCCGGAACGCGCTCCTCTGCGGCGAGATCCTCGGACGCTTCGCCCGCGTGGAGCGGCGGATCTCGGCTGTGCACGCCACGGGCAAGTGGGGCAAGGAACGGATGTTCCGGCCGAGCCAGATCCGCATGCTCCGGCGGATGGACGGCGTAATCGCCTGCGCCGCGAGGCAGCGCGATTACCTGATCGAACACGAACGGCTCCACCCGGACAACCTGAAGGTGATCTTCAACGGCGTGGACCACGAGCGGTTCCGCCCCGCCGAGGGCGCCCCGCTCCCGCCGATCGAAGGGGGTCCGGCGACGGGAGAGCGGGCGGTCGGCATCGTCGCCTCCCTCACGCCGGAGAAGGGGCATGACGTGTTCGTCGACGCCGCGGCGATCGTCGCCCCCCGTTTCCCGGAAGCGCGCTTCCTCATTATCGGCGAGGGGCCGGAGAGGCCGCGCATCGAGGAGAGGATCCGCGCGAAGGGGCTCGAAGGGACGGTCCGCCTTCTCGGGAGGCGGCGGGATCTTCCCGACCTCCTCCCGCGACTCGATCTTCTCGCGCTCTCCTCCCATCCCTTTCGGGAAACCCTCCCGATCAGCACCATGGAAGGGATGGCCTGCGGCGTGCCGACGGTGAACACCGACGTGGGGAGCGTGCGCGATCTGGTCGTGGACGGTGAGACCGGCCTCCTCGTTCCGCCCGGCGACGCGCCCGCCATGGCGGAGGCTTTCGCGAGAACGCTCGGCGACCCGGAACGGGCGGCGGCGATGGGCCGCGCCGGGCGGCGCCGGATCGAGGAACGGTTCACCCTGGACCGGGCGGCGCGGGAGTACGCGGACTACTTCCTCTCCGTCGCCGGCGCGGGCGGTACATGA
- a CDS encoding glycosyltransferase has product MRILQVNKYHYYRGGAERYYFEISRLLERAGHEVIHFSMAGDRNEPSPWSEYFVPETDFRCPAGALRRARDAAHTVWNPEAYERIGRLVKRVRPDVAHLHNIAHQLSGSIVVALRRRGVPTVHSLHDYKLVCPAYRRFRDGRPCDDCRRRRFWNAVRHRCVLDSRAASLVAAVETSLYSAFGLYTRGIDLFHSPSLFVKRTIEDWGFPEERIFAFPLTIDLTPYVPADRDEGYFLYLGRLSHEKGLPVLVDAAARFPEAEIRVAGEGPEKPALEGRIAERGVRSIRFLGYLGGEALREQIAGCRAVLLPSEYDDNSPVVIYESFALGKPILGAERGGIPEMVRPDETGLLFPAGDGAALAAGMRRLAGDPPLARRLGRAARERMETEYGAEKHLERLLALYEAAIKRHG; this is encoded by the coding sequence ATGAGGATCCTTCAGGTCAACAAGTACCACTACTACCGCGGCGGCGCGGAGCGGTACTACTTCGAGATCTCCCGCCTCCTGGAGAGGGCCGGCCACGAGGTGATCCATTTCTCCATGGCCGGCGACCGCAACGAACCCTCCCCCTGGTCGGAATACTTCGTCCCTGAAACGGATTTCCGATGCCCCGCCGGGGCGCTCCGCCGCGCGCGAGACGCGGCCCACACCGTCTGGAACCCGGAAGCGTACGAACGGATCGGGCGGCTGGTGAAGCGCGTCCGTCCCGACGTCGCCCACCTGCACAACATCGCCCATCAACTCTCGGGATCGATCGTGGTCGCCCTTCGGCGGCGCGGCGTCCCGACGGTGCACAGCCTGCACGATTACAAGCTGGTCTGCCCCGCCTACCGGCGTTTTCGCGACGGGCGGCCCTGCGACGACTGCCGTCGCCGCCGCTTCTGGAACGCCGTGCGCCACCGCTGCGTCCTGGACAGCCGGGCGGCGAGCCTGGTCGCCGCGGTGGAGACCTCTCTCTACTCCGCCTTCGGCCTCTACACCCGCGGAATCGATCTCTTTCACTCGCCGAGTCTTTTCGTGAAACGGACCATCGAGGATTGGGGTTTTCCCGAGGAGCGTATCTTCGCCTTCCCGCTGACCATCGACCTCACCCCTTACGTCCCGGCCGACCGGGACGAGGGCTACTTCCTCTACCTGGGACGCCTTTCCCACGAGAAGGGGCTCCCGGTTCTCGTGGACGCGGCGGCCCGCTTTCCCGAAGCGGAGATTCGCGTCGCCGGCGAGGGACCGGAGAAACCCGCTCTGGAGGGCCGGATCGCCGAACGGGGCGTCCGCTCGATCCGCTTCCTCGGTTATCTGGGCGGCGAGGCGCTCCGGGAGCAGATCGCCGGATGCCGCGCCGTCCTTCTCCCCTCGGAGTACGACGACAACTCCCCGGTGGTGATCTACGAATCCTTCGCCCTCGGGAAACCGATCCTCGGTGCCGAGCGCGGCGGGATCCCGGAGATGGTCCGCCCGGACGAGACGGGTCTTCTCTTCCCCGCGGGCGACGGCGCGGCGCTCGCCGCGGGGATGCGCCGCCTCGCCGGCGACCCGCCGCTCGCCCGGCGTCTCGGCCGCGCCGCTCGGGAGAGGATGGAAACGGAGTACGGCGCGGAAAAGCATCTGGAGCGCCTCCTCGCCCTGTACGAGGCGGCGATCAAGCGCCACGGCTGA